The sequence below is a genomic window from Hippocampus zosterae strain Florida chromosome 7, ASM2543408v3, whole genome shotgun sequence.
tcgatctacgtcccaaccctcacctatggtcacgagctatgggtcgtgaccaaaagaacgagatcccggatacaagcggctgaaatgagttttctccgcagggtgtccgggctctcccttagagataaggtgagaagctcagtcatccgggaggggctcagagtcgagccgcttctcctccacatcgagaggagccagatgaggtggcttgggcatctgattcggatgcctcctgagcgcctccccggtgaggtgttccggtcatgtcccaccgggaggagaccccgaggaagacccaggacacgctggagagactatgtcacccagcttgcctgggaacgactcgggatcccccggggagagctggaagaagtagctagggagagggaagtctgggcttccctgctaaagctgttgcccccgcgacccggccccggataagcggtagatgatggatggatggatggatggatggatggagtttcactgtatatgttTATGTGTTAGGTACACTATGTATTTCtacattcatatttttattatatgtTCTTCTGAcctaacattttgtgtttttgaaagcCTCCAGAGTGCGTAAGGATTTGGAACTGACCAGCAAATCTGATTGCGAGATCTTCTGTGACTTAGTGGATTCAGTGGAACAACTCGATAACCTTAAGGTCTCATTCACCATTCTCAACAATACATGATTAAAAACTGTTAACAATTAGTTCCCACACCTGTAAATTGTCAAGTATATATACTTGAGCTGTtgtaaaaattgttttgttttttggggacaGGTACCACTTGGGGAGTCGAATGGGTTTCTCAACGGCCACGTGGCCTTGGAGTCATCTCCGTTTCAACTTCAACAACAAGAAAGGCAAATTGAATCCAGACAGGTCGGAGCTGGACACGGTGGAGAGGGGCGAAAGGATGCAAAGGATAACGGTACAAAGAGAAGGCGAACCAATGGCCTCGAGAGCTCATACCACAACTGGAGGGAATGTAAGTAAAATGAATTAGATGAAGGGCGGTCAACTGATTTAAATGATATATTAAGTGACTGCTTTAATTTGAAGGTGGTGTTCCACTGAGAAGTACAGGGCCAGGTACCACAGACGGTTCTAGCGGGGCAGACGGAGGAGGAGATGGTTCAGAAGGTTTGCCAGAATGGAGAAATGACTTCCAAGTTCAGCAACAGATCCTTCTGGCCCTGAGAAAGCTCAGAGAGGATATGAGAAGCGTCATGGAAAGGCTGGAGGCGGTGAAGGCGCTTGTCACCACACAAGTAAGCACATGTGGTTTATTTTCTTACGGTTGTGAAAGCTGGGCtttcatattgtattttaaaaatattttttgcacacagaaaaaaaaacttccttccAAATTTTAGCCTTTTTCAGATACTGTTTGTATATATATCTCTCTATATAGCTAGACGTACCGCTACCCAATTCTTTTGTCGCTGGAACAAATGTTGACTTTCATTTTAACCCGCAGGAGGAAAAGCGGTGGCCATTTCACACATCCGCTCAGACTGTTCTTCTGTTCCTGCTGTGGCCATTTGCTGTCCAAGGTATACTCTATCTACTGCAAAAAACCAAGAGGAGAAGTCGTATTCTTAATGAGGTGATGTGAACGAAGAGATTTTCTAATTCGTCGCTGGAAACCATTAAAGCTGGATATGAAGTTTCTGCATGGAATGAGGATTACTGTGGATTTCCACTCGGTTCTACTAGCATAGAGAATAAGGAGAATGTGGACTTCAATTTTACCCCACAGATTTTGTCGTCGGTAGGAAATGTAAACCCAGACTGTAATTCAGTATTCATCAAATCAGATCTGGcgggagtttttattgccgacATCAATTTTAATTACAGAACTATAAAATAAGTGCTAATGTTTTGGTCATTCATGGGTTCGTTTAATTCTGGGGTTTTGAATCCTGTTcctcgagggccgctgtcctgcctgcttTCCATCTCTcctctgctgcaacacacccgattccaATGATCACCATGGTTGTCCAGCTTGCTGATTAtcggatcatttgaatcaggcgtgtcgCAGCAGGGAGAAATGGAAAACAAGTAGGACAGCCGGCCCTCAAGGAACAGGATTGAAAAAACCTGCTTTAAAAGAAGCTATCAGTCTCAAGATGAGAATCTAATTTTGtgactgcattttttggggagttGTCATTTTTGTAAATGCAGTTGtccattgtcatttttcttcttctaaggTTCTCTAAAAGACACTTGGACATGTAAGCACGTCAAGTTGTTTGAAAATATGCTAATTTTAAATGatgcattgtatttattttatatcattATATTGCTTTTAATGATATAAAAGTGGGTTGCgacaataattgagaaccatTAGAGTCTAATGACTAAAGTCTTGACCATATTTGATTCCATTATGTAATGAGTGTactgttattttgttttgggtgcCATAACAGAAGTAAAACGACAAAACGATATCCAGTGTTTGTGTACTGCTTTTCATGGAAGCCGTAGCGTTTAGGTGAGAGTTGGGCAGTACGTCCTCGACAGATTGCCTGGGCTGACAAATTAACAAtgtaaagtaccgtattttccagactataaggcacaccttcaatgaatggcctattttaaaactattttcatatatagggcgcaccacattataatgCGCTTAGAACAGAAGTTACAATAGTGGTTGCACTTACgttacactaaagggaatacaatacagctttatttatatggagctTTTACCGCTGCAGCTGGCACAACAaggcactttacagaacatttcaaatacagtaaatattccatTCCCGGAATTCTTTGGAAGGGAATATCCTTCAcacggaataaaaacctatgcattaacattttgactacgatattacgtgttaccggagcTTGCGTAagtggaaattccactacccgtaacccggatggaggtgtaatgacgcaggagcttaaatacacgcaacggccacccgatgcgacggaaaagacaacgctgaaacaagttttcacttcgcgttttttgatcatcagattctagtgcaagtgagtttttattgccgtgcgttttactgtaattgtgaatgattttaactttattcacttacttcctggagaacgcggcactagcttaactcattcagtaccagccaattctggaccaagtctgaaaagacgtttaaaaacgtctttgggagtgaatgagttaaaagcagcAACCACGtgacatgaccgaagaaacctgttcgcttcgccgttttcattcatcagattcgaaacgaacaCGTggaagcgactttttattggcgtgggttttactgtaattgcgaaagattttaactttagtCACTTaggtcgtgtagatcatcgcatcgaaacgtagaagaactcttaacgactggagcggagcgagtgaaatacatcagtttgagcgaggctggacacaaagttaaaaagatccagcagacacttgggaGTCgtaaagacgcaaatctacgaaactttaaaaaacaaggcttcgattcaactcctgatgacaagccaccatccagcaaggaaacaatgcaaatggcaacaaaaaaccTTCAGTaagcacaagaattaccagacatcggtgatcaatgggacagttacttgcaactagcaagaaaactgtacgacacgcaggcaaacattgtcataaaccaaagagtgcatccaacaaaacaatccaaaatacaatttttttcccccccaagacagaaaaaaataaaccttaaaatactgtacgtattttaccgttgtgattttttggggacacacctgtattgcaggttttgttatataaacagtttttggacagtatatttttgtattttattgattgtgttgttacacatgcagtttgtcaacatacttgcaggttcataaaggacatgtaccatgctcatttcccaaatgaggaatttctgttatcaagacaaattggacagcgcaaacacgagtcgtTACTAAGAATATTTACTAGAAATCAGAATGTTGATCcatgtataaggcgcatcggattataaggcgcactgttggcttttgagaaaaatgaatgcttttacgtgcaccttatagtgcggaaaatacgttaCACTTAAAATAACCACTCAGGGCAATGAAAGTGGGTTACTTAAAAGCTTTCCAAACGGTATCCTTTGATAGATTTTCCCTCAAAACATCTGAATTAAGTTCAACTTTAACAACTGCTAAAATAGTAATTGAATGAATAAGGTATACGGTGAATGTAGTGGAAAAATATCAAGAGAAATCACTTaccaaaacaaataatttatGTTTATCATCGATATATACAAAGGTTGACATTACAGCTGTGCAACTGTTACAAAATTGGTCCACAATTGAAAACACAAACACTCCATACATACACGAGGatacaaatactgtaaaatGTGCGTATGAGGTATGACGTCGGGTAAAATGTTGTTCTTCAAGAGCAGTAACGTCACATGGAAGTCCATTTGTCTCAGGTACGGTGAAAAATACAGATGGAGGAATTACGTCAGGTTTTGGTTTTGACATATGGTCATTAACGAACTTCGCTGTTGACACTGATGCAAAATGACAATGTTGTACTTGATGCTTAGCCCATTTTGAAATCATCTAATAGTGACACTCCTTTGTTATACTTCCAAAtagtaaccaaaaaaaagtttggcatACTTAATACAGCTGTGTGGCTTctttgatagaaaaaaaatgttttcttgtaaATAATTTGATTCAGCCCGATCATGTCACTCTCAGGGCATTGAATTGATCACAACTAGACAGTTCTGGTTGGCTTTGAAGACGTCTCAGTGATTCATTCCCCAAACGACTAAACAtgatttcaaatgcattttcttatAACGTGATTCCACCATTGTTAGAGCCTCGATATCGTTCAGGTGTTTGAGTTATTCCTCTAACTTGAAGGATAAACACTTGGCTTTCCCGCCAAGTCCCAGGCTCGTGCCGTCTTAACTCCCCTTTGTGCTTCAACTGATGAAACCTGCTCAGGCGAGAAGTCAAACGGCAACCAAGACAACCAGGACAGTCCCGTTGCGATCAATTCAACGTCCTTggggtcaacaaaaaaaaaacccttcagtTTTGTAGAAAACGGCATGCACACATCCATACAGGCAGGCAAAACAAGGACAAACATCGGGTttgcatatatatactgtatatatttttttttgttatcgaGCAGTGAGCACCGAGAAGTGCTACAGCTCAAGTTTCATCTTTTATCAGACAGCCTGCTCCACATGCAGAATCAGCATACCAAAATATTGACCCTTTCAtgaaccctgtaacctgataacatgataaactgttgactgtagtaaccgctgtccgtgaaagggttaacatgGGGTTTCCTGTCATTGTCAAATATTGCATCCTCAGAATATAACATttccaaagaaaacaaatgacagtCAAAATGTGTCGACCTCCAGGCTTCGACAAAACATGCAGA
It includes:
- the acbd4 gene encoding acyl-CoA-binding domain-containing protein 4, which produces MSASVMDHQKRFQAAVNVIHKLPKKGSYQPSYDVMLRFYGLYKQAVFGPCAVPRPGFWDPVGRYKWDAWSQLGDMSSASAMVAYVDEMKKVAQEVIDTLPMNEKTASLFHHFEPLYAVIDDMPRPPETLLHLREASRVRKDLELTSKSDCEIFCDLVDSVEQLDNLKVPLGESNGFLNGHVALESSPFQLQQQERQIESRQVGAGHGGEGRKDAKDNGTKRRRTNGLESSYHNWRECGVPLRSTGPGTTDGSSGADGGGDGSEGLPEWRNDFQVQQQILLALRKLREDMRSVMERLEAVKALVTTQEEKRWPFHTSAQTVLLFLLWPFAVQGILYLLQKTKRRSRILNEVM